Proteins from a single region of Anastrepha ludens isolate Willacy chromosome 5, idAnaLude1.1, whole genome shotgun sequence:
- the LOC128864816 gene encoding uncharacterized protein LOC128864816, which produces MQQQQNMFPMNVLAPHFCEDLRADIGDAKFSLIVDESTGIAITKLLGVVINYYSISRSLVVSTFLSIVEIDSGDSICISEALLKELNKWKLDAKNVIGIGTDNASVMVGSHKSVYVELKKHSPDLLLIKCVCHSVQLAVNYACKQFMPEDLEYLIYETYNWFSKSSHRQSAYRQIYELMNNDKTPLKIPRVCETRWLSIETAVSRVIDQWEELKLHFSIAAIDEKCTKAKMLQSMYNERINYLYLLFLRPILKDMQRVNQSFQSKKPDSTKLLKDLLIAIKSLKHTIISPDDDINVLNSDFESYVKRDLYLGYAFEKELKTLSLDRTEESQVRIKCTDFCIELIHQLKKRIPDNFEVLNKIDLFSVGNVLRAKKESIIELLIFFKVEDVDNLKRQYDNLQYNTWQNVENTEKFWAEVYNYKDSTFTNPYKELASLALKILSLPWSNAEVERLFSQVNLIKTKLRNRMNCTVLSSILAIRYGLRRQGKCCFDYDVPTKCLRKANYKSDEGVENDELVFIDEIITTLN; this is translated from the exons atgcaacaacagcaaaacatGTTTCCAATG AACGTTCTAGCGCCACACTTTTGCGAGGATTTGCGCGCGGATATTGGCGATGCCAAGTTTAGTTTGATAGTTGATGAATCAACTGGCATCGCGATTACAAAATTACTTG GTGTAGTCATTAATTATTATTCGATAAGTCGTAGTTTGGTGGTGTCCACGTTTTTAAGCATAGTAGAAATCGACAGCGGTGATTCCATTTGCATAAGTGAAGCTTTGCTGAAGGAATTGAATAAATGGAAACTAGATGCAAAAAATGTAATAGGCATAGGAACCGACAATGCCAGTGTGATGGTTGGCTCCCACAAGAGCGTATACGTGGAGCTCAAAAAACATTCACCTGATCTACTACTCATTAAATGCGTTTGCCACTCTGTGCAGTTGGCAGTCAACTATGCGTGCAAGCAGTTTATGCCAGAAGATCTCGAGTATTTGATTTATGAGACCTATAATTGGTTCTCAAAAAGTTCTCATCGACAATCAGCGTATAGACAAATCTACGAGCTAATGAATAATGATAAG aCTCCGTTAAAAATTCCACGTGTTTGCGAGACAAGATGGCTCTCTATTGAGACAGCAGTTTCAAGAGTGATCGATCAATGGGAGGAATTAAAATTGCATTTCTCGATTGCAGCAATAGAcgaaaagtgcacaaaagctAAAATGCTGCAATCCATGTATAACGAAAGAATCAACTATCTGTATCTGCTATTTTTACGGCCTATACTAAAAGACATGCAAAGAGTCAACCAAAGTTTTCAAAGCAAGAAACCAGATTCCACAAAATTGCTAAAGGATTTGTTAATTGCAATTAAATCACTGAAGCACACTATTATATCGCCGGATGATGACATCAATGTGCTAAATAGTGATTTTGAATCTTACGTTAAGAGAGATCTCTATCTTGGTTACGCATTCGAAAAGGAGTTAAAAACGTTAAGTCTGGACAGAACTGAGGAATCTCAAGTTCGAATCAAATGTACCGATTTTTGTATAGAATTAATACATCAACTGAAGAAAAG aattccaGATAATTTTGAagtgttaaataaaattgacctATTTTCGGTCGGAAATGTATTGCGAGCCAAGAAAGAAAGTATTattgaacttttaattttttttaaagtggaagaCGTCGACAATTTAAAAAGGCAATATGATAATTTGCAATATAATACCTggcaaaatgttgaaaatacgGAGAAGTTCTGGGCCGAAGTTTATAATTATAAAGACTCGACCTTTACCAATCCATATAAGGAGTTAGCTAGCCTCGCTCTAAAAATTTTGTCTCTTCCCTGGTCGAACGCTGAAGTAGAGCGTCTCTTCAGTCAGGTGAacttaattaaaactaaattaagaaATAGAATGAACTGCACGGTGCTAAGCTCTATTTTGGCTATAAG ATATGGATTACGCCGACAGGGAAAATGTTGTTTCGACTATGATGTTCCGACAAAGTGCCTTAGAAAGGCTAATTATAAAAGCGATGAAGGCGTTGAAAATGATGAGTTGGTGTTCATCGATGAAATAATTACAACATTGAATTAA